The following coding sequences lie in one Drosophila sulfurigaster albostrigata strain 15112-1811.04 chromosome 2R, ASM2355843v2, whole genome shotgun sequence genomic window:
- the LOC133838198 gene encoding disintegrin and metalloproteinase domain-containing protein 10 isoform X2, giving the protein MGWLLALLALLFAINELLAVPTPLKLPGYTHKLTPYIKHWEAANFDRSVLQVAQQRHLEQARARRKRQVDPPSSGLGLAHTIRLNFSAHDRDFLLVLRQQPNSVFANDVEIENTLGPIDYDVSRIYTGTLEDDEAAHVQAILTSDNLLDGTIETQAEHYYIEPAQRYSQQLAESGVHSIVYKLSDVNMQQHNSFASGLSSKSPIKTHCASERLRQKRWLPEEEHVTAPTYNRNPPLPLDLEVPYNDDFRVLASEEDRSEEAPKKSTVTTTTTVRSTESFLATLTKPTPNRNILVNNFNPSNVGDSSRSYNGNSNTNSNSNNNNVRKLYTKHKNIIVSTYNRPIEPEFGTPYEEPNANNSNSLPNNFFNANWTTLSMGNSNGANDRPSHKTHVEIITKNGATKKPNIIVNNYNPEIIFAPNPHNPSFNTMLMTNLLSGRGDDIHSSPRLLYDRKTTCMLYLQADHTFFQKMGSDEASIEAITRHVQRANSIYRNTDFNNDGKPDNITFMIKRIKVHNMNAMKDPSYRFPGNYGVEKFLELFSEEDYDAFCLAYMFTYRDFEMGTLGLAWTGDLKNAGGVCEKNGHYRGSLKSLNTGIVTLLNYGKHVPPAVSHVTLAHEIGHNFGSPHDPELCTPGGEDGNFIMFARATSGDKKNNNKFSACSLKSIEPVLNAKARSMKGCFTEPQSSICGNGVVEPGEQCDCGWEEDCKDSCCFPMSRNPHIDETPCTLTPHARCSPSQGPCCTTDCKVKFGDKCRDDNGCRDPSFCDGRVPQCPPSVNKPNKTICNKEFVCYMGDCTGSICLAYGLESCQCIPGPEDDRIKSCELCCKLPGENNPCRSSFEWNEAPFDVPDMYSKPGTPCNDYNGYCDVFQKCREVDPSGPLATLRKLLLSEESIATFKKWMQQHWYTVALAAIGVFLLLLMRVVTCMLRDQYEAESHAMGEDTEHKAAGETIESEA; this is encoded by the exons ATGGGCTGGTTGCTAGCGCTCCTTGCACTGCTCTTCGCAATCAATGAGTTGCTCGCAGTTCCCACTCCGCTCAAGCTACCAG GCTACACACATAAACTGACGCCATACATCAAGCACTGGGAGGCAGCGAACTTCGATCGCTCAGTGTTGCAGGTGGCACAACAGCGACACTTGGAGCAGGCACGCGCCCGTCGAAAACGTCAAGTGGATCCGCCGTCAAGTGGCCTGGGATTGGCGCACACAATACGCCTGAATTTCTCTGCACACGACAG AGACTTTCTTCTGGTGCTGCGTCAGCAGCCAAATTCGGTGTTCGCAAATGATGTGGAAATCGAAAACACACTGGGACCCATCGATTACGATGTGTCACGCATTTACACGGGCACTCTGGAGGATGACGAGGCTGCCCATGTCCAGGCGATACTCACAAGTGATAATCTGCTCGATGGCACAATTGAGACGCAAGCTGAGCATTATTATATTGAACCAGCGCAGCGTTACTCACAGCAATTGGCCGAGAGTGGCGTTCATAGCATTGTCTATAAGCTAAGCGATGTAAATATGCAACAACACAATTCATTTGCCAGCGGTTTGTCATCTAAATCGCCCATTAAGACGCATTGCGCCAGCGAACGTTTGAGGCAGAAACGTTGGTTGCCCGAGGAGGAG CACGTCACTGCTCCAACTTATAATCGCAATCCACCGTTGCCGTTGGATCTTGAGGTTCCCTACAACGATGATTTTCGAGTGCTGGCCTCCGAGGAGGATCGCAGTGAGGAGGCACCGAAAAAATccacagtaacaacaacaacgactgtGCGAAGCACGGAAAGCTTTCTGGCGACGTTAACGAAGCCCACACCTAATCGCAATATACTTGTAAATAACTTTAATCCCTCCAATGTTGGCGATAGCAGTCGCAGCTACAATGGCAACTCCAATACCAATTCAAattctaacaacaacaacgtacGCAAATTGTACACGAAGCATAAAAACATCATTGTTAGCACCTATAACCGGCCAATAGAGCCAGAATTTGGCACACCTTACGAGGAGCCGAATgccaacaatagcaacagcctGCCAAATAACTTTTTCAATGCCAATTGGACAACGCTCTCCatgggcaacagcaacggggCCAATGATCGTCCCAGCCATAAGACGCATGTAGAGATTATTACCAAGAATGGCGCCACCAAGAAACCCAATATTATTGTAAACAATTACAATCCAGAGATAATATTCGCCCCAAATCCACACAATCCCAGTTTTAACACCATGCTGATGACGAATCTGTTGAGTGGTCGTGGCGATGATATTCATAGCTCGCCTCGTCTGCTTTATGATCGTAAGACGACTTGCATGCTTTATTTGCAAGCGGATCACACATTCTTCCAGAAGATGGGCAGTGATGAGGCCTCAATTGAGGCTATTACACGGCATGTTCAACGCGCCAATTCTATTTATCGCAATACGGATTTCAACAATGATGGAAAACCAGACAATATTACGTTTATGATCAAACGTATTAAGGTTCACAACATGAATGCTATGAAGGATCCTAGCTATCGATTTCCTGGCAATTATGGCGTTGAAAAGTTCTTGGAATTGTTTTCAG AGGAGGACTACGATGCCTTTTGTCTAGCCTATATGTTCACCTATCGTGATTTTGAGATGGGCACTTTGGGTCTGGCATGGACAGGTGATCTAAAGAATGCCGGTGGCGTTTGTGAAAAGAATGGCCACTATCGAGGATCGCTAAAGTCGTTAAACACAGGCATTGTGACGCTCCTCAATTATGGCAAACATGTTCCACCTGCTGTTTCGCATGTGACCCTAGCGCACGAAATTGGCCATAACTTTGGCTCACCT CACGATCCAGAGCTGTGCACGCCAGGTGGCGAGGATGGCAATTTCATTATGTTTGCACGCGCGACATCTGGCgacaaaaagaacaacaacaaattcagcGCGTGCTCCTTAAAGTCAATAGAGCCTGTGTTGAATGCCAAGGCTCGCTCAATGAAAGGCTGCTTTACGGAGCCGCAATCATCGATTTGTGGCAATGGCGTTGTTGAGCCAGGCGAGCAATGTGACTGTGGCTGGGAAGAGGACTGCAAGGATTCCTGCTGTTTCCCCATGTCGCGGAATCCGCACATCGATGAAACGCCCTGCACACTGACGCCACATGCACGCTGCAGTCCGTCGCAAGGTCCTTGCTGCACAACCGACTGCAAGGTGAAGTTTGGCGACAAATGTCGCGACGACAATGGTTGCCGTGATCCTTCGTTTTGTGATGGTCGTGTACCTCAATGTCCGCCATCGGTGAACAAACCGAACAAGACCATTTGCAACAAGGAGTTTGTCTGCTATATGGGCGATTGCACAGGCAGCATATGCCTGGCCTACGGCCTCGAGTCATGCCAATGCATACCAGGACCTGAGGATGATCGCATCAAGTCATGCGAGTTGTGTTGTAAGTTGCCAGGTGAGAATAATCCGTGTCGCAGTTCGTTTGAATGGAATGAGGCGCCCTTCGATGTGCCCGATATGTACTCCAAACCGGGAACACCTTGCAATGACTACAATGG CTACTGCGATGTGTTTCAAAAGTGCCGGGAAGTTGATCCGTCTGGACCTTTGGCTACGCTGCGTAAATTGCTGCTGTCAGAGGAGAGCATTGCTACTTTCAAGAAGTGGATGCAGCAACATTGGTACACTGTAGCACTGGCTGCCATTGGAGTCTTCTTGCTACTG tTAATGCGTGTGGTCACATGTATGTTAAGGGATCAGTATGAAGCCGAATCACACGCCATGGGCGAGG ATACTGAGCACAAAGCTGCTGGCGAAACGATCGAATCTGAAGCATAA
- the LOC133838207 gene encoding uncharacterized protein LOC133838207, whose translation MFRKSKPQVAPPPAAPTIEEMLADLETFEIAQPTANTGNFGNSAAFEHALLTEPENLALETWWQVFDEYEQKVRKLEAMEGTLDTQKEKLLACKQNLEEKANHLRLGINKQQNLIKEVVEC comes from the coding sequence ATGTTTAGGAAGTCAAAACCTCAAGTAGCACCACCACCTGCAGCACCCACAATCGAAGAAATGCTTGCTGATCTTGAAACATTTGAGATTGCCCAACCAACAGCAAATACAGGAAATTTTGGTAACAGCGCCGCGTTTGAGCACGCACTGCTTACAGAACCCGAAAACTTGGCCCTGGAAACCTGGTGGCAGGTATTTGACGAATACGAGCAAAAAGTCAGGAAACTGGAGGCGATGGAAGGCACATTGGACACACAAAAGGAAAAGTTACTAGCATGTAAACAAAATCTAGAAGAAAAGGCTAATCATCTGCGCTTGGGTATTAATAAGCAACAAAATCTAATAAAAGAAGTTGTTGAATGTTAA
- the LOC133838206 gene encoding LOW QUALITY PROTEIN: N-alpha-acetyltransferase 40 (The sequence of the model RefSeq protein was modified relative to this genomic sequence to represent the inferred CDS: deleted 1 base in 1 codon) — protein MAHRDELSAGAKHKLIQAAARGKNPLEKLTYDSYKSNAGEEFKLYCRTKGDMDDKTLKWAFKLAEQNVGPFYKALKMGWKPKIKQSELNKNWARYLVALNQQKQPVAYTMFRFDMDDGDCVLYCYEIQISPDYRRKGLGKFMMQTLEACARHWSLEKVMLTVLNNNDNSQKFFKSIGYITDGTSPDVMKLEEYQILSKSTLG, from the exons ATGGCCCATCGTGATGAACTCAGCGCCGGTGCAAAGCACAAATTAATACAAGCAGCTGCGAGGGGA AAGAACCCACTTGAAAAACTGACATATGATAGCTACAAATCTAATGCAGGCGAGGAGTTCAAACTATATTGCCGCACCAAAGGCGACATGGATGATAAGACCCTGAAATGGGCATTCAAATTGGCTGAACAGAATGTTGGTCCTTTTTACAAGGCGTTAAAAATGGGCTGGAAgccgaaaataaaacaatcgGAGCTAAACAAGAATTGGGCACGCTACTTAGTTGCTCtgaaccaacaaaaacaacctGTGGCCTATACAATGTTTCGCTTCGACATGGATGATGGCGACTGCGTGCTCTATTG cTATGAGATACAAATATCTCCAGACTATCGAAGAAAAGGTCTCGGAAAATTCATGATGCAAACTCTTGAAGCTTGCGCCCGCCATTGGAGTCTAGAAAAAGTAATGCTCACCGTattgaataataatgataattcgCAAAAGTTCTTTAAAAGCATCGGTTATATTACGGATGGAACTTCGCCAGATGTGATGAAACTGGAGGAGTATCAAATATTAAGTAAGTCCACATTGGgctaa
- the LOC133838205 gene encoding pterin-4-alpha-carbinolamine dehydratase isoform X4 yields the protein MLLTNKCAQHGLGMGFQKVASLLNKRTYSWVVTAAGLKVTTKTLNAAESRGKWGGSVPLCNSNRYVSSVLYPTSTKTAATAAVATGVIGNYNRQQALTLTTKAATKRKMVAKLTEQERSEKLQPLLDAGWTLVEGRDAIYKEFQLKDFNQAFSLMTGVALLAEKINHHPEWFNCYNKVQVTLSTHDVNGLSSQDIRMANYLEAQVKLLN from the exons ATGTTATTAACAAATAAGTGTGCGCAGCATGGACTGGGAATGGGCTTTCAAAAAGTTGCAAGTCTGCTTAATAAGCGAACATATTCTTGGGTGGTAACGGCCGCCGGCTTGAaggtaacaacaaaaacattgaatGCCGCTGAATCAAGGGGGAAGTGGGGAGGCAGCGTACCGTTGTG caacagcaacagataTGTGAGCTCAGTTCTCTATCCGACATCAacgaaaacagcagcaacagcagcagtagcaactgGTGTTATTGGCAATTACAACAGACAACAAGCACTCACTTTAACCACAAAAGCAGCGACAAAACGCAAAATGGTG GCCAAACTAACCGAGCAAGAACGAAGTGAGAAACTGCAGCCACTGTTGGACGCAGGCTGGACATTAGTTGAGGGACGTGATGCCATTTACAAGGAGTTCCAATTGAAGGACTTTAATCAAGCTTTCAGCCTAATGACTGGAGTTGCCTTGTTGGCCGAGAAAATCAATCATCATCCGGAGTGGTTCAATTGCTACAACAAAGTGCAGGTGACTCTGAGCACTCATGATGTTAATGGCCTTAGTAGCCAAGACATTCGCATGGCCAACTATTTGGAGGCCCAAGTCAAGTTGTTAAACTAA
- the LOC133838205 gene encoding pterin-4-alpha-carbinolamine dehydratase isoform X3 — protein MLLTNKCAQHGLGMGFQKVASLLNKRTYSWVVTAAGLKVTTKTLNAAESRGKWGGSVPLWCNSNRYVSSVLYPTSTKTAATAAVATGVIGNYNRQQALTLTTKAATKRKMVAKLTEQERSEKLQPLLDAGWTLVEGRDAIYKEFQLKDFNQAFSLMTGVALLAEKINHHPEWFNCYNKVQVTLSTHDVNGLSSQDIRMANYLEAQVKLLN, from the exons ATGTTATTAACAAATAAGTGTGCGCAGCATGGACTGGGAATGGGCTTTCAAAAAGTTGCAAGTCTGCTTAATAAGCGAACATATTCTTGGGTGGTAACGGCCGCCGGCTTGAaggtaacaacaaaaacattgaatGCCGCTGAATCAAGGGGGAAGTGGGGAGGCAGCGTACCGTTGTGGTG caacagcaacagataTGTGAGCTCAGTTCTCTATCCGACATCAacgaaaacagcagcaacagcagcagtagcaactgGTGTTATTGGCAATTACAACAGACAACAAGCACTCACTTTAACCACAAAAGCAGCGACAAAACGCAAAATGGTG GCCAAACTAACCGAGCAAGAACGAAGTGAGAAACTGCAGCCACTGTTGGACGCAGGCTGGACATTAGTTGAGGGACGTGATGCCATTTACAAGGAGTTCCAATTGAAGGACTTTAATCAAGCTTTCAGCCTAATGACTGGAGTTGCCTTGTTGGCCGAGAAAATCAATCATCATCCGGAGTGGTTCAATTGCTACAACAAAGTGCAGGTGACTCTGAGCACTCATGATGTTAATGGCCTTAGTAGCCAAGACATTCGCATGGCCAACTATTTGGAGGCCCAAGTCAAGTTGTTAAACTAA
- the LOC133838205 gene encoding pterin-4-alpha-carbinolamine dehydratase isoform X2, translating into MLLTNKCAQHGLGMGFQKVASLLNKRTYSWVVTAAGLKVTTKTLNAAESRGKWGGSVPLWCSNSNRYVSSVLYPTSTKTAATAAVATGVIGNYNRQQALTLTTKAATKRKMVAKLTEQERSEKLQPLLDAGWTLVEGRDAIYKEFQLKDFNQAFSLMTGVALLAEKINHHPEWFNCYNKVQVTLSTHDVNGLSSQDIRMANYLEAQVKLLN; encoded by the exons ATGTTATTAACAAATAAGTGTGCGCAGCATGGACTGGGAATGGGCTTTCAAAAAGTTGCAAGTCTGCTTAATAAGCGAACATATTCTTGGGTGGTAACGGCCGCCGGCTTGAaggtaacaacaaaaacattgaatGCCGCTGAATCAAGGGGGAAGTGGGGAGGCAGCGTACCGTTGTGGTG cagcaacagcaacagataTGTGAGCTCAGTTCTCTATCCGACATCAacgaaaacagcagcaacagcagcagtagcaactgGTGTTATTGGCAATTACAACAGACAACAAGCACTCACTTTAACCACAAAAGCAGCGACAAAACGCAAAATGGTG GCCAAACTAACCGAGCAAGAACGAAGTGAGAAACTGCAGCCACTGTTGGACGCAGGCTGGACATTAGTTGAGGGACGTGATGCCATTTACAAGGAGTTCCAATTGAAGGACTTTAATCAAGCTTTCAGCCTAATGACTGGAGTTGCCTTGTTGGCCGAGAAAATCAATCATCATCCGGAGTGGTTCAATTGCTACAACAAAGTGCAGGTGACTCTGAGCACTCATGATGTTAATGGCCTTAGTAGCCAAGACATTCGCATGGCCAACTATTTGGAGGCCCAAGTCAAGTTGTTAAACTAA
- the LOC133838205 gene encoding pterin-4-alpha-carbinolamine dehydratase isoform X1 yields the protein MLLTNKCAQHGLGMGFQKVASLLNKRTYSWVVTAAGLKVTTKTLNAAESRGKWGGSVPLWCSSNSNRYVSSVLYPTSTKTAATAAVATGVIGNYNRQQALTLTTKAATKRKMVAKLTEQERSEKLQPLLDAGWTLVEGRDAIYKEFQLKDFNQAFSLMTGVALLAEKINHHPEWFNCYNKVQVTLSTHDVNGLSSQDIRMANYLEAQVKLLN from the exons ATGTTATTAACAAATAAGTGTGCGCAGCATGGACTGGGAATGGGCTTTCAAAAAGTTGCAAGTCTGCTTAATAAGCGAACATATTCTTGGGTGGTAACGGCCGCCGGCTTGAaggtaacaacaaaaacattgaatGCCGCTGAATCAAGGGGGAAGTGGGGAGGCAGCGTACCGTTGTGGTG cagcagcaacagcaacagataTGTGAGCTCAGTTCTCTATCCGACATCAacgaaaacagcagcaacagcagcagtagcaactgGTGTTATTGGCAATTACAACAGACAACAAGCACTCACTTTAACCACAAAAGCAGCGACAAAACGCAAAATGGTG GCCAAACTAACCGAGCAAGAACGAAGTGAGAAACTGCAGCCACTGTTGGACGCAGGCTGGACATTAGTTGAGGGACGTGATGCCATTTACAAGGAGTTCCAATTGAAGGACTTTAATCAAGCTTTCAGCCTAATGACTGGAGTTGCCTTGTTGGCCGAGAAAATCAATCATCATCCGGAGTGGTTCAATTGCTACAACAAAGTGCAGGTGACTCTGAGCACTCATGATGTTAATGGCCTTAGTAGCCAAGACATTCGCATGGCCAACTATTTGGAGGCCCAAGTCAAGTTGTTAAACTAA
- the LOC133838208 gene encoding uncharacterized protein LOC133838208: MAQFALNSFCKMKFTLLLILCFCLFNLAYGNAVIGTKPPFVRSRYSLRWRKTTTTMSPSTTGRVVEPATSTQHPAAMLGTSTASPDYDYYGTGEAADNLVHK; the protein is encoded by the exons ATGGCACAGTTTGCATTGAACTCATtctgcaaaatgaaattcactttACTGTTGATTCTCTGCTTTTGCCTATTCAATTTGG CCTATGGCAATGCTGTAATCGGCACTAAGCCGCCATTTGTGCGGAGCCGTTATAGCCTCCGTTGGCGTAAGACCACAACAACCATGTCACCTAGTACAACAGGTCGTGTCGTGGAGCCGGCCACGTCTACTCAGCATCCAGCAGCCATGCTTGGCACCTCAACAGCCAGTCCAGATTACGACTATTATGGCACCGGGGAAGCTGCCGACAACTTggtgcataaataa
- the LOC133838202 gene encoding YLP motif-containing protein 1, whose translation MQMTKYVLAILLLALALCVSGSHGARRLRKKPKVYNALITTDDNLTSSRAYPVIQPTIHEPGYAPFGPYNPFGFYSPPVVRFGQPLVPGLPPNERLPYPLPTATQFPPIYAPYDPNQPSIVPGEQQPASQPQPELAPQSPTADETDPKEIMTKEQLPLPLNDQGLPPVLIPLNSPYNGQSMPLPPYSYSQYPLIYDQQGFVRQRENYLPPYDYYPSQGYPTRSPAAATAQPMPPAEPLQPQQPLQPTQPEVQPLPLDSLDSTPSFEDIKNGSENKNSDVPDVPPPPIPSGPKRSRTVDN comes from the exons TACGTCTTGGCCATTTTGCTGTTGGCACTGGCCCTGTGCGTCAGTGGCTCCCATGGAGCGCGTCGTCTGCGCAAGAAGCCAAAGGTCTACAATGCTCTGATCACAACCGATGACAATCTCACCTCCAGTCGTGCTTATCCTGTCATTCAGCCCACCATACACGAGCCAGGCTATGCGCCCTTTGGTCCTTATAATCCTTTTGGATTCTACAGTCCCCCTGTGGTGAGATTTGGTCAACCGCTGGTGCCAGGCTTGCCACCCAACGAACGC CTGCCTTATCCACTGCCCACTGCCACACAATTTCCGCCTATTTATGCACCCTATGATCCCAATCAACCCAGCATTGTGCCCGGTGAACAGCAACCGGCTTCGCAACCACAACCCGAGTTGGCACCACAATCTCCTACAGCAGACGAAACAGATCCCAAGGAGATTATGACCAAGGAgcagttgccattgccgttgaACGACCAAGGACTGCCGCCTGTGCTGATTCCACTCAATTCTCCATACAATGGACAGTCAATGCCGTTGCCACCTTATTCCTACAGCCAATATCCGCTCATCTATGATCAGCAAGGTTTTGTGCGACAACGTGAGAACTATCTGCCGCCCTACGATTACTATCCCAGTCAGGGATATCCTACACGCAGTCCTGCAGCAGCCACCGCACAGCCTATGCCCCCAGCGGAGCCTCTGCAGCCTCAGCAACCTTTGCAGCCAACGCAGCCGGAAGTGCAACCGTTGCCACTCGATAGCTTGGACTCAACGCCCAGTTTTGAGGACATCAAGAACGGTTCGGAGAACAAGAATAGCGATGTACCCGAtgtgccgccgccgccaatACCTTCGGGTCCAAAGCGTTCCAGAACAGTAGATAATTGA